The nucleotide sequence CAAAAGCAAACGTGAAAATTGTTGATGCAATGGAAGACTTAGACTTCCAAATTGCAATGTAAGGAGGCGAGAAATTTGTCCAAAGTAAAAAGTAATAAGCAAATCAACGGCACGTTCGGGACTGTGTGGGTGAACGGTGACAAGTGGTTGGATATTGACTCCTTTGAAGCAAAAATCACGATTGACTTTGAAGATGTAAACATGGCTGGTGACTTAGCTACTCACAAGAAAATGACAGGCTGGACAGGCGAAGGCTCCATGACTGTAAAGAAAGTATACAGTCGCGGGGCTTCTTTAATGGCGAATGCTGTTAAAAAAGGTGTTCTTCCTGACATTTCAATTGTGGGGAAATTAGACGACCCTGATGCTTTCGGTGCAGAGCGTATAGCCATTAAAGAAGTGACGTTTAATGAATTTATGCTGATGAAGTTTGAACAAAAGACATTAAGTACAGAAGAGCTGCCGTTTAACTTTGCTGACTATGACCCAATTGATTTAATCAGTGCATAAGGAGAGATGAAAGATGAGTGTAAACAAGCTAACACTAACTGAATTAATTAAGAATAAGGAGAAGTATCAAGTTAAGGCTGATACAAAGGAAGAGTTATTTATTGAACGCTTAGGTGCAAGTATTACGATCAACAAGCCTGAGCGTTCTTTATGTTTAGAAGCTTTTCAAATGGCAAATGACGATGTGCAAGCGGAACAAGCAGATGCCTATGTTGTCTATAACATTGTTTCGGAACCCAATTTGAAAGACTCTGAGTTGCATAAAACATTTGGTTGTGCAGAACCGATTGATATTGTTGAGAAGTTATTTGAGGCTGGTGAAATTGCAAGAATTGCTCAAACAGGATTAGAGTTAGCAGGGTATAACAAAACCATTAAAAAGGTTAAAGATTTAAAAAACTCATAGAAAGTGATGGCGATTTCCATTTTATCCATCACTACTTACAAAAAGGGTTTTCAATGGATTATTTGCTTAATTTGAGAGCGGATGAAAAGCTTTTCATGCTGGCTAGCATGGAGCAATACAACGATGAAGAAAGAGCTAAATACTCATTGAAATAGTTCTTTCTTCAATGAATTTGGTGGTGAAGAGATGTCTAGCAGAGTCATATCCGCCGTTTTAACGTTAAGAGACCAGAACTTTACCACGAATGCAAGGCGAGCATCTAACCAAGTGTCAGATTTAGAACGTGGTGTCAGGAGTGCTGGAAACCGTATAAATCAATTTGGGAGCACGGCTGTAAGCAGCTTTGCAAATATGGCGAGGGAAGCTGCTACAACAGTTGGAGTGTTGGCCGGATTTGCAGGGCTTACGACAATTGCTCAATCGATTCATGAAGTGGACCAGGCATTCGACAATTTGGCTGCCAAAACGGGAGCAACTGGCACTCAGCTAGAAAAGTTAAATGGTGTGACCACTGAAGTGTTTAATAAAGGTTTTGGTGAGAGTATCGCAGACGTTTCAAATGGAGTTGCCACATTAGAATCAATGTTTAGTGATCTAAATGACGGTGCTTTGAGTAATGTTGCTGAGGGAGCCTACACAATAAGCAGCCTATGGGATGCAGAAGTGAAAGAGGTTGGAAAGACCGTTAAAACCATGACGAAAACATTTAAAGGCTTATCGGAAACTGATGCCATGGATTTAATGACAACTGCATTCCAGAAAACAGGTGACTACTCTGACGATTTACTTGATACGTTTAACGAATATTCCCTGTACTTTGAGAAGTTGGGCTTTGATGCTAAAGGCTTCACAAATGTTCTCGTAAAAGGTGCAGAAGCAGGAGCCTACACAATGGATAAGGCTGGGGATGCCATCAAAGAATTTGGCATCAGGTCCATTGATGCCAGTGATGCTACTGCAGAAGGTTTTAAAGCAATTGGGTTAGATGCTGAATTAATGACCAATAACTTTGCTGCTGGTGGAGAGACAGCTCAAAATGCATTTGCTGCTACGGTTGCAGGGTTAGCAGCAATGAAGGACCCAGTTGAACAGAATGCTGCAGGTGTGGCTCTCTTCGGAACGCAATGGGAAGATTTGCGAGAAACCGTTATTTTGTCTATGAGTGATGGGCAAGATGCAATCGGAGAGTTCGAAGGGGCAACAAAAAAAGCTGCTGAAACGATGCAGGACAATTTCGGTGCAAGGATGAAAAAGGTTTGGCGAGAATTGCAGACAGGCATCGTTGAAGTTTTTAACGAAAATGGAGGGCAAGAATTTCTTGGTGCTGTTGCTACAAAAGCAGAGGAAATTATCCCTAAGGTTATAGAAGGTCTGCAGAGTACGAAAGGTACAGCTGCTGAAGTGTTTGGGTTCTTTAAGGATAATTGGGGAACGCTTGAGCCGATTATCTTTGGAGTTGTAGGAGGGATTACAGCTTATAAGCTTGCTGTAACAGGCGCAGCTGCAGCAACAAATGTCTGGAAAGGTGTCACCACGACCATGACTATTGCACAGGCGTTATTTAACGGCACTTTAGCGATTTCACCATTAGGGTGGGTTGCTATTGCAATTGGAGCAGTTATAGCTGTAGGTATACTGTTATGGAGAAACTGGGATACCGTTAAAGCAAAAGGATTAGAGCTTTGGGAAAGCTTAAAAGGTGTTTGGAGCGGTATTACCACAGGCTTTTCTAATATGTGGTCCGGTGTGAAAAGTGCTACAGGGAGTGCAATAAACTATGTTATTAGTGGTTTGAATCGTATGATTACTGGCTTGAATAACTTTGCTAGCTTTAAAGTTCCAGATTGGGTGCCAGGTATCGGGGGGGAAGGCTGGGAGATGAGCATCCCGACTATCCCTCAATTTGCTTTAGGTACGAGTTACTTTAAAGGTGGACTAGCTCAAATCAATGAGCGTGGTGGCGAGATTGTTGACTTGCCGAATGGTTCAAGGGTTTATCCGCATGATAAGTCAGTACAAATGGCAAGAAATGAAGGACCAGGCAATACAAATGGTTCAATAGAAGTTGTGAATTTATTACGTACCATTATTAGTTTGCTGAAAGAATCACAAAAGCCAAGTGTTGTTATTGAAAATATTGACGCGGTGGATAAATCAATGAATGAGATTTTGAATGAATTAATTCCTTTATTAAAGAAAAGGATAGCCAATATGTAACGAGGAGGGATAGGTGTAAATGGATTTTTTTCTAAGCATTAATAACAGAGAACAAGTTATTAAGCTGCCGGTTATCCCTTCGAGTTTCAAAATTCCAAGCCCAGTAAATAACGAAACCTATTCAACGATTAACCAAGGTGAAATTAAATTAATCGGTTTAAGAGGCTTGAAATCTATCACGATTGATTCCTTTTTTCCTGTAAAAGACTATCCCTTTTTAAGAGACCGGACGTATAAGGGCTGGGAGTATGTAGAGATCATTGAATCATGGATTGACCGGCGTATTCCGGTTCGCTTAGTGATTACGGATACGCCGATAAACTTAGCAATGAGCATAGATAACTTTGAATCAGGTATACAGGATGGTTCTGGTGATGTGTATTATTCATTGGTCCTATCAGAATTCAAGTTCATTAAACTTGAGAGCAGGCAGGTGTGAGAATGGCTCATGAATTATGGATAGTAAAAGATTCAACAATGACGAATATCACGCCCCTCATTGGAACGATTCAGTGGAGAAGCAACAAAGATGAGCTAGGAGACGAAATTACCTTTGATATAGCTTTTAATGATGACCGTTATTTTCCTGTTAATCCTTGTGATATAGGCGACTTGGTGATTTTGAAAAATGGAGAAGAGATTACGAGGGGCATTATTGTAGAAGAAGACAAAAAAGGGAGAAAGTCAATTCCTTATACTGTCTTTGATTATGCCTTTTACTTGAATAAATCGAATGCTATCTATCAATTTAATGGTGTGGCTGCAGACCAGGCAATTCATAAAATATTAAAAGACTTTGGGGTTCCAGTTGGCACGATTGTAGCAATGCCAACAAAAATCAAGAAAATCTTTAATAATAAAAAGGTCAGCGACATTATAAAAGAGATTGTGAAACAAGTAGAGCAGGAGCAAGGAAAAAAGTATTTGATGGAAATGAGAGAAGGGAAATTCTATCTTGAAAAGCAAGAAGAGCGCATTATTAAAGGTAAATTTCGATTGGCTGCCAACTTAGCTGAACATGACATTACACAAGCAATTTCCAATCCAAGCAGAAAGAGAAGCATTATAGACATGAAGAACGCCGTGCAAATTGTTTCAGAAGAAAAAGTCATTGCTGAAACAAAAAACGATTCGTTAATAAGTAAATACGGAAAGCTGCAAGAAGTCGTGACAATCGACAAAGAAGAGCTTCCAAAAGCTAATACAATTGCTCTGAATACATTAAAAGATTTAGGAAAGGTATCTGAAGAAAGTGGACTAGAATTTATAGGTGATGACCGCTTTCGAGCAGGCCGGCTATGTGAAATAAATGAACCAATAACCGGGCTTCAAGGAACATATTTAATTACAGATGTAAATCATACTATCTCAAATGGAATTCATACAATGGTTCCCGGATTGGAGGCGGTTGAGTGAATGATTCAATTACTGAATTTGCAAAGATGTTTAAGGAAAGAGATAATCCGGTCCCAAGTGGTATACAAATAGGCGAAGTCCTTGCACCTTTTCCGGAAATAAAAATCAAGTTGAATGAGAAAGTAGTGTTAGGAAAAGAAGAACTAGTTTTCTCTGAAAGCCTGCTCAATACCTACAAAAGAGAAGTTGATATAAAAGGTCAAATCCAGCTCTCTGATACAGATAGCGGAACGACAGATTCAGTTAATGACGGCGGGCAAGGCGCAAGCTCACATAGTCATACCATTCGTACTTTGGATGTTGATACAGCTTATACGGCAAAGGCAGAGCTATTATTTACAGATACGTTGGTAGCAGGTGATTCTGTTATTATCTTCCCAGCTGCTGATGAACAAACGTATTATGTCATGGATAAAGCGGTGAGGTTATAATGCTGCCAAAAATTACACAGTTAGAAATGCCTGAACAGACTTTACCTCAAGTAAAAATAGGAAAGTCTTTTTTATTTGATTTTCGAAAAGGCGACTTTATATTGAAAAACGGCAAAGTATTAGTGGTCGAGGAAATCGAAGCGCTAAAAATTTGGATTGAAAAGACAATTAGAACGGAAAAATTCAAGTTCAGAATTTATGACAATACTGAATATGGCGTAACTTTAGAGGATTTATTAGGCTCAAATTTTCCACAAGTTTTTATTGAAGCGGAAATTAAAAGAGAGGTCACATCTACGCTTGTCCAACATCCATACATTCAAAATATTTCAAGGTGGAAGTTTACAAGGGACGGCTCTTTAATGACGATTTTCTTTCAAGTCATAACAATCGAAGGAGCTTTCGAGCAGGAGGTGACTTTTAATGGCTGATGATGCTCAAAAACGAATGTTGGCAAACATCAACGACGAATTTGATAAAAGTGTAGGTTCATTTTTTTATGATATTACTGGAGCAGTAGCTGTTCCGTTTAATGATAAATATAAAGCACTGGAACAATCGCTGGATGATTATTTCATTTCTACTTCTTCGAATGAGGACATTATTGAAAAGCGCGTTGCAGAACAGGGGATCACAAGGAAAGCAGCAACATTTGCTACGGGTTATGTAACTATAACCGGCCAGCAAGGTGCAGCCATTAATGAAGGTGATAAAGTTGCCAGTGATTTTACAACATATACGATCCAAGAATCAAAGGTAATAGGTGCATCACGAAAAGCAAGCGTTCTTGTTATGGCTGATGAAGCGGGGATGATTGGAAACTGTCCTGTCGGTTCCATTAAATACTTCCCTGTCACTTTATCCGGATTAACTACTGTAACAAATGATGAAGAGTTTTCAAATGGCTATGACCAAGAGTCCATCGAATCCCTAAAGGAGCGGTATTTTGAGAAAGTAAGAACACCAGCAACTTCAGGGAATAAATATCACTACCGAAATTGGGCCAAAGAGGTCATTGGTGTTGGTGATGCAAAAGTATTTCCGCAATGGAACGGAAGTGGAACTGTAAAGGTAGTCATTATCGATAGTAATGGTCAAGGAGCAAGCCAAAACATTATTGATAGCGTATTTAGTCATATTGAGGAAGAACGGCCAATTTGCGTGGACGTTACCGTTGTAAGTGCAACAGAAAAAGCTATTAATCTTGTTGTTGATTTGATAATTGATACCAATAATTATGCGCTTCAAGAAGTGCAGACAATCATTGAAAACAGCCTTAATAAGTACTTAAAAACTTTGGCTTTTGCTGAGGACTATGTGTCTTATGGCCAAATTGGAAATCTTATTCTTGATAGTGAAGGGGTTATTGATTATTCAAACTTACTAGTCAATGGTGACGTTGGAAATGTACTTATTGGAGAAGAAGAGGTGGCGGTGCTAGGTACAATCACAACAAATGGATAGGCGGTGGTTATGTGGCAGCATTAAGTAATTATTTAGAAAACGCAATGATAAATGCCGTGTTAAGAGGTGTGCAATATACAAGCCCTCAGAAAGTTTATGTTGGCTTGTTTTTATCCGATCCAACCGATAAAAACAACGGTACTGAAGTAAGCGCAGCTAGTTATGAGCGACAGGCAATTACTTTCGAGGAGCCTGTGGATGGAGAAACGTCAAATAATAAAGATGTACTTTTTCCAGTTACCACAGAAGATTGGGGAACAATAACACATATCGGCCTCTATGATGCTCAGACAGCGGGTAACTTGCTATGGCGTGGCCAGCTGGAATTTTCAAAAGAGATTGTGTTATCCAGTCAGTTTAAAATACCAAGAAATTATTTAATCGTTCGATTGAAATAGGTTGATTGCAATGGTAGCTATTAAAGAACAAACCTGGAATGAGTTAAATACTCTTACTTGGGATGAGCTGGGTCAGTATAAGTGGAATGATTTTAGATTTGCGCTTATAACAGTTGATTCTCAACTACAAACCCAAGGTGTGAATGTTGAGTCATCTAATAGTATTATGGTGAGCTATTCTGAGGCCGATGTCCAAGGTGTAAATGTTGAGCATAGCGTTATTGTAATGGCCAATGAAACAGATATGGTGGTCAGTGTATCAATAAGTGAGCATGACTATAAGCAGCTTATGTTAAAATCACTGCCAACATATTATCGTAAAAGCAGGGTCATTCATAACTTGCTAGATACATTTACAACTGAATTTCGAAGATTAGAGTTCAAAGAAAACGAGACATTTGAGAACTTTATAGTTGATACAACATTCAGTGCGATTTCACGCTGGGAACGGGACTTAGGGATTGAACCAAACACTTCAAAGCCTTTAGATTTTCGAAGAGAGCAGGTTAAAGCGAAACTAAGAGCTACCACAGGTACTGTAACAAAGAAAATGATCCAAAACATCGCAAACGCATATGTAAACGGCAAGGTAGAAGTGATTGAAAATCCTTCTGCTTTTTCTTTTGGCATTAAGTTTATTGGCGACAAAGGCATTCCAGACAATGTTAATGACTTAGAGGCCATCATAAACGAAATTAAGCCAGCACATTTGTCTTTTTCCTTTGATTTCTCTTATACAACTTGGGCAGAGCTAGGGAACAAAACATGGGATGATTTAGCAGCTCACACATGGGATGAATTAAAGACAGTAAATTTTGATGAAGGAGGTCAGTCATGAAGTATACACCGAATTACAACTTGAAAAAGCCTGAAGGTGGAGAGTATGTAAACATTGCCGATTTGAATGAAAACGTTGAGACGATTGATCAGAAGTTGAAGGAAAATGCGGATGGGGTTGCTGGGGTTGAGGAAGGTGTTGCTGCGCATTTACTCGAAGATGCTTCACTTACTCAAAAAGGTCATGTGCAGTTATCGAACGTTACTGACAGCGAAGATGAAACGAAAGCGGCTACGCCGAGTGCAGTAAAGCAAGCATACGACAAAGCAACGGAAGCATTGAATAATAAGCCTGTTGATTATGGTCGTTATCAAGCGGAATTTGGTTGGGATGGTGCGATTTACGAAAATACAAAGCTAATAAACAATAAAGCAGAAATTTTTGAACTAATAGACGGTTCCACAGTAACTAGACCACTAGATACCACAAGCGGAACAGCTAGTGATGGCGGTATTATAGTAGCTGTTAAAAATAATTTAAAAGGTATAAAAATAAAGGTTTCTAGTAAAACAAATGGGGCTGATAGTTTTAAAATATGGGATGTCTCGGAATCAAAGTATATTTTAGATACAACAATTAACCCAGTTCAACCTGGAGATGTTTTATCTTTTGAAGTTGATTTAATTGCCGGTAGAAGTTATGGATTAGTTCTTTATGGTTCAAGCTTTTCTAAGGGGTATGCGTCATTTAATGGTATAAAAACAAGTAATGATATTGATATTTTAAGTGGT is from Bacillus tianshenii and encodes:
- a CDS encoding phage tail tube protein, whose translation is MSKVKSNKQINGTFGTVWVNGDKWLDIDSFEAKITIDFEDVNMAGDLATHKKMTGWTGEGSMTVKKVYSRGASLMANAVKKGVLPDISIVGKLDDPDAFGAERIAIKEVTFNEFMLMKFEQKTLSTEELPFNFADYDPIDLISA
- a CDS encoding DUF2577 domain-containing protein; the protein is MNDSITEFAKMFKERDNPVPSGIQIGEVLAPFPEIKIKLNEKVVLGKEELVFSESLLNTYKREVDIKGQIQLSDTDSGTTDSVNDGGQGASSHSHTIRTLDVDTAYTAKAELLFTDTLVAGDSVIIFPAADEQTYYVMDKAVRL
- a CDS encoding DUF2634 domain-containing protein, which gives rise to MLPKITQLEMPEQTLPQVKIGKSFLFDFRKGDFILKNGKVLVVEEIEALKIWIEKTIRTEKFKFRIYDNTEYGVTLEDLLGSNFPQVFIEAEIKREVTSTLVQHPYIQNISRWKFTRDGSLMTIFFQVITIEGAFEQEVTFNG
- a CDS encoding baseplate J/gp47 family protein, with the protein product MADDAQKRMLANINDEFDKSVGSFFYDITGAVAVPFNDKYKALEQSLDDYFISTSSNEDIIEKRVAEQGITRKAATFATGYVTITGQQGAAINEGDKVASDFTTYTIQESKVIGASRKASVLVMADEAGMIGNCPVGSIKYFPVTLSGLTTVTNDEEFSNGYDQESIESLKERYFEKVRTPATSGNKYHYRNWAKEVIGVGDAKVFPQWNGSGTVKVVIIDSNGQGASQNIIDSVFSHIEEERPICVDVTVVSATEKAINLVVDLIIDTNNYALQEVQTIIENSLNKYLKTLAFAEDYVSYGQIGNLILDSEGVIDYSNLLVNGDVGNVLIGEEEVAVLGTITTNG
- a CDS encoding DUF2313 domain-containing protein codes for the protein MVAIKEQTWNELNTLTWDELGQYKWNDFRFALITVDSQLQTQGVNVESSNSIMVSYSEADVQGVNVEHSVIVMANETDMVVSVSISEHDYKQLMLKSLPTYYRKSRVIHNLLDTFTTEFRRLEFKENETFENFIVDTTFSAISRWERDLGIEPNTSKPLDFRREQVKAKLRATTGTVTKKMIQNIANAYVNGKVEVIENPSAFSFGIKFIGDKGIPDNVNDLEAIINEIKPAHLSFSFDFSYTTWAELGNKTWDDLAAHTWDELKTVNFDEGGQS